ctttattaaatttaaccattttttctatttaaccattttttaaaaattgagtcattttttaattataaaatcatccaaaaattaataaaatctatttacaaagaaattatactttttagtatacacattttatttaaagtttttttaaaactaaattaattatttgattaattttactcttcaagtaattattattttttatttaaccgttttttatttgacattttttaaacttaaaatttttaaatgtaaaattatataaaaaataaataaaaagtcaaaCGTCAACTTAAAATATGATTGACACGTCAACAAATTTTACACgattaaatttaacaatttatttttaaaatttaaaaaccaaaatatattaaaattcgatgtgaaagtaaattttaaatttgtataaaatttaaaaaaaaataaaataaaatatatatatattttggactACAATATATGtatcattcaaataataataataataaaataaaaaaaataaatagaatgattttgtttttatttatttatttttttgactttGTGATTTGGACATTAGTGAAGAATGTTTTTGAAGTTGGTAGCTCATTATTACACTATGCAAGTTGACGTTCCgtttttatattctttctctGTGCGCTCTTAATTTCAAGCAAAACCTAAATTCATGCACTCAACCGTATAATGCCTCATCATTACTCAAAACAACACACCAAATTATTCTACTTTTTCTATATTTCTTCATCAAATTGCTCTTACCATATTTCAATATATGCTTTTCAGATAAAAAGACTGTGAttctcgtaagaaaaaattaataatttcaataatttcttgttttgttcTAAGAATATCAATGAGAGATTTAGCTCTGAAAGACTCTTTAAATGGAAAGAACGATGTGCAAATtcgattttatttataatttcaaatggttcttgtttaaataaaatttgatatttattttattattttagaattttatactttttaattacaagtgagaaaaaaaataagattaactaaaagaaaaaaaaatgctaaaagcTTAcgtaattttgagaatgattttacaaaaaattctttgtttttattctcatgtattattttttatataaacaactCGGAAATgcttttttacaaaagaaaaaaaactatttggttatcccttttacttttttaagtaaatttacttaaatatattaaaaattgtaattaattattattcttttaagaaaattcaTTAGTTCACTCAAAGGtttttacatgttattttttatattttagtttggttttcgaatcaaatacagaataaaaaaaattggtttcaTGTTTGAAGTAATACATAAACTTTAACCATGAGTAAAAAGaatacatattaaatttgttatggAATGCATATTAAATTGGTTttggatttaatttaatatacacTAATGTATTAATTGGCTGTAAAACcgatataatatatttaattattagatcattctaaaataattgatcacatatttttaactaaaaaagttaaaaaaatattttataaaaggattATTAAATCGGTTAATGTTATAATcgataaaatatttacatatatttaaaaaaaatgatatatattagattaattataagtttaatgttatgttttaaaTCGGTTAatgtcataattaatttaatatgtgtttttttattaaagtaaaattgtttataattaaaaaaatacaaatgtgctgcattcaaaataatataatacaatattttcaCAGAAAAGTAACTTTTAGAAATTTAACCCTAGATTAAAAATAGGCTTCGATTTTTCGTAAAACCAAATTTTGTAATAAtgcaaatatttacaaaatgacatttatgatattttttaaaatattcacacaattgtaagttttattattttaaagaatcgAATTTTATACTAGTATAtactttagttattttaaaaccaattttaaaaataatactaagtcttaaaagaattaattttttttttaacaaaatctaCTAGCCGATTTCGAAtatgttttattgaaaaatgactttcttttcttaataaaaattaaacaagctGACTCAATATAACACTATGTAAGCATAATTCGATAATTGGGTTAGGTCGTTTGagtttcatgttttcttttatctatcTACGTTTTTCACATCAGTCCATGTTCAcgatagtaataaataaataaaataactagaGTAATGTACTTTTAATGAAAACTAATATCGAAAATAACAATTAACAATTTTACTTGCCAGATTTAATCTtaatataatgatttaaaaaaaaaaaaacattgaaaagttaacttttaCTCTATCTTCATTTAATTaagtataatgatatttagacaacatttttttgacaacatttaacattgattacgtgtcaatctatgattggtcaaaatttactccacaataatgtattattattgattgtggagtaatttttgaccaatcacagattgacacgtaatcaatgttcaaatgttgtaaaaaaatgttgtctaaatatcattatcctttaatcAAATAGTATGTATTTTCATCctattttttcaattgaaaaactttatttacattttattttctaaacaagcaatatacttttcattcatatattttatttcttcttcgtTTTCTTGATATTCAAAGGAGCAAAGACAATAGTCATTAAGAAGTGGACGATAGTCTCcgagtaattatatatatatatatatatatatatatatatatatatatatatatataaaagggtgTCACACAATTCTAGTCACAGGAGTTcgattgaaaaaattaaaatcttgttAATACAAGTTAAAGTCCACAACTTAAACTCAAACAGGATTTATAATAGCCAAAACTATCAcccattttttatttacattcttaaatttattatattacttttatttatttgaattcgAATTTCACATATTTCaactttcttaatatttttttttcagatttaatattttttaatttaatttaagataaaaaatacaatttttacaataatttaaaagtaaaaaacacatttaacttGATTTTGATGCAactattttcctttatttgtgtaattttttgaATGAATGTCTTAATTGAGTAATTGATAAAGGTTGAGACAGTATACATGTAGATTTCAATTGGTGACGCAGTCCCATCATGGCCACCCTCCCTACATAATCACCATCACTGCACTCTTCAACACAAAGTCAAAATAAAACTGGTTGTTGGTGGTTAGAGGAAAGGAAATGAGGGATAGAGACATAAAGCAAGAGAAGAGAAATTAAAGAACCCTAATCTTGTTGGGGAGTGATTATgctgcatatatatatatatatatatagagagatcAAGATAGAGGACAACACTATGCCAAAAACAACATGAATAATCTTGTTTATGATGTCTGCATTTCACCATGAAAACAAAGGCTCACAAGAAATTAATGCAATCTATCAGAGGCAACACACCACAGAGAGGCTGACAGAAGAGAGTGAGCACATGCTGATAGTGATTGTATCAGGGCATACAATTGCAAGTGTGTGCTCACTTCTCTTTCTGtcagtttcttcttcttttttcggcgtgttttctttcatatttatatatcttaatGGAGGTCTTCGAGGTACACCTTCTGTCACGGTCTTTCACTTACTGTTCATACTTTAACTGAAAACTCTTTTTCCCTTGCTTTCTCCCTCTGCTACTTGCCCACACTGTACAAATCAAAGGGTTTCAAAGGCTCAGAAATTAATCAGATGTTCCATCTGTCTCCTGGAAAACATGCCACTTTGTTTTGTAGCCTTAATTTTAGGCAAAGACAAAGCCCTGGGAAACTGCATTAATTGCCAGGCACCTCAATATGGTAAGATGTTGTTCTTTGCATTATATATCtcattaaattcttatttttgttgttctttaACTTTTGAACTTGGATTCCATTAGCCCAGAAATTGGTTTGTGCTGTCAATATCTGCAGATTAGGGAGCTTGAAGCACCAGTCACTCGGGTAATGAacagtttcttgtttttttttcttataagcATTAACCAATTTGAAAGGTATCAAAAGAAAGGAATGAGAAACAAAATTGGTTTAGTGATATCTAGCTTTGTCTTGTTTGTACCAtgaatgttttaataaattaaatctgAAAACTGCCTTTAAGTATCATGCAGCCTTgataattgtatatattttggtttcatgTTCTGCCTGAAATACACAACAAGCAAcagaagatatatatatatcagtttAAAGTGAATATGacattatttatgtgttaaCTCTTGGTCATGCATGAACTCTATAACCAAAAAATCCTTGCTTGCTTTGGATTTATGTAGGAATTAAGTACCAAGTTTCCTTTTAAGAAttctttatatttgtgtttttgttaACCCATTGGACCAGGCAATTAGGGAATTCTGTTCTTTATTGTATCagtaatcaaaattataatgaGAGGGTAAATGTTGATGCTTTGGGAAAAGGtaaaacttcaaaaaataattaaaggatTATTATAATCAAGTTTCAAACCTTACACTATATAGTGAGTGGTGGGTACTGGTTTTAGTGAGATAGATCAGACATATGGACAAACTGCTTTAAATCCTGTGCATAACTTATGAAGTTTGTCTAACATTGTATTCTACTATTAGTTTCtgaattatatagttttatccACTTTCATTTCTGGTATTCAGCTTGCTCCATTCCTTTTTCTAGTACCCTTTTGTATAATTCTATACATTAAGTTTatctatttttagaatattttatgtGAATGAATGATAATTCTTTTAAGAATACTTTGATCATATTATacataatatacaaatattcaGGCTTACTTTGCTCTTAGCAGCACATACTGGAGCATTTCATTAATTGCTTTTGATTTCATGTCtaaaaaaaaacagtatttATTGACAGAGTTTAGAATAATTGGTATACGTTGTTATGTTTGTTAAGTATATGTTATCTTATTTATGCGTATAGAAAAtactttattgaaaaatttcCATGATCTTTATGTTGGAATATTCTTGGGTGAAAAGAAGGGATTAAAATAAtccaataaaaaagaattagaatACAATGAAATCTATCATTTTTTAACTAGTTAGGTCAGTGggttattcaataataaatggATTAAATTGGATtgagtttaataataataataataattaacttaaacTAAATCAACATTATCGTAATCAGATTGAATAATTAGATCAACTgattaaatgttaatatattctaaaagtatatatactggaatatatatatatatatatatatatatatatatatatatatatatatatatatatatatatatatatatatatatatatatattgaaacgactatggtaaaaaaaaaaaaaatcttctcttttctatgcatgcaattctcattttttttatattagaagaTAACTTTGAAGCAACGTTGAATCTTATCCGATTAGAGTTCATTTTCGAGTAAGTGCTTTGTTACTATAAAatccttttaattctttttttctataaatgtttctttaatcTTATGTTGATTAGTTGAAAATAGGTTATTGTTTGAGTTAGTTTTCAtctatattttggttattttCTGTTGTGTTCATTTTAGATCTCTAGATTCTTGATTTATTCTTACTCTTCCAAATGATTAATTTCTTATGGTGCAGTAGTTTTAAGGTAAGAGATGCTCtgttggattttttttcatttaataatttaattaaaagactTAGTTGAAATTTGAGTTTGGAATGTTATGAAATACTAGGGTTTAGGAATAATTATTGGACAGGCATTACATCAAGCAAAAGTTTGTGTATGTTGAAATACAAATGGCTTACATTTATGtcataaacttattaaaaaCGTTTAGATTATGGTTTATTGGATCGTGagtattaaatcaaataaattaaaatattatatgataagAATTTAAGGAAGAGCacaaaaagaatttcaattatGGAATGCtttaaaatgactaaatgactatataaataattgacatCACTCTTATccaaaattttatgataatgaATTAACGAGTCTTTTACCTTTATATACTGttctattttctcatttctatctaatGTGGAACTTAAACTCACACTTGAATTCCCTACAATAATagcatatttaatataaatattccaaaattcatcaatagttcttagagaatatcttttattatatagatTAATAATGGATTAAAGCTATTTTCTTGGTTCAAGGCATTCTCTCGGGTAGTCAAGGCAAGACAAAAAAAACACGTGTTGTTAACCGTTTTGCTACTATTGGTTTATTGCTACAAAATTTGCACTCTCCAAGCAAACATCAAGATCATGAAAATAAGATATCAAAATGTAAACACAAAGCTTTTGAATAAGCTTTATCTTCCTTTACCCTCTCTTGttattgaattgaaaagaaagcCAACAAATAAGTGATTAATAACACTTTCTTGCTTAgattgaaaggaagaaaaaaagaaggtatTAGGAGCACTTTCGAAGGTAGTATCCATTTTGTTTTATAGCCACCAAGGCATTATTATTATGAATctaaatagattttttatttatttattataaatgaatgTATATAAACATGTTAAGTGTTATCttgaaatattgttatttttatgtaaaatctTGGTTGAGTATTATAAGAGTTTAATATAGATATAATTAAGTGAATTGGTTAGTATTTTATAGGATATTccaaatataatattgaaagaTTAAACAGAAAGGGCAgttcattttacatttaaaactAAGTGAAAAGAAAAGGCTCActtcaaaaaaacaaatatagattaaaactatattaatgATAGTAACTTCATGTAGAATCAAGTAGTTAAATGTAACTTTTGATcagaattgaaaattatatttatgatcaGATAAAGGcatttcaatataaaaagaCATATTAACTGTATAGTTCAATAAGATCATTTAAGGTTCTTTATTGTAAAGATGTCTAAACCTACACATATTTTGATCATATTTACTTATTATAACTAAATATCAATAGTTTGACATGttggtttttatttattcttctgttattattattggacTATTATATTTCTTAGATAAGTATTATTCTAATAAGGACATAAACTCACAATTCATGTTAATCCTATAAATATAGCAGTAACCTTCAAGAGATACTTACTTCACATATTTGATAATCACTTTCATATAATAGATCATAACTCTCTTACTGACTTAAGCATCGAAGAGTCTTTACAAGTGGATCTTCCCTTCTTGCAAACAAAGAGACCTTCTCCAAACAAAAAAAGTGACCAAAGCACCGCTAGGATATTGTCACCTATTTGCAAAGTTCACGCTCAAGATCTGGATAAAATTATCGGCGCCCATCATGGGATCCAAGTAAAATTTTATCCTACCTCCACATTTTTCACTATCATCTTCTTGCGTAAAGATATTCTATGATTATTGATAATCACTTATACTAGCACAAGcatttatgatattatattaaatatttgtagaacaataacatgcatacaaaTATTTTCTCTGTACTTTGATATCACTCGTCTTAACAAAGTCTAAGGTTTTTGGGCTATATCAAAACATCAAAGATATCAAACTTGCCTTCAAGAAGAAAATAGCATTTCAATGCAACCCGGACAAACATCCTAAATTTTTGAAGCACAAGTATGGTGGATCCAAAGCTAGATCTCATATGATGAAGCAAAGAAGTATGGTGGATGACCTATATAGAGGTTCTAATGATAAAACACACAAGTATTGTGGATCCAAAGTTGGATATCACATGGTTCCATGTTATGAAGAAAGTCTAAACTTAGTTCCCATAAGTGATGTACCTAAAGATCCATATAGGAATGACATAGTAAAGATTTATCCTTGATTTATGATATGTTATATCCGGTTGAAAAGCAACAATCCAGTTACTTGACTTTTTGCAGCATTTATGCCAAGTCTATAATGACAAACATCTCCAACACACTCCTccatattgttaaaaaattggaaACCCACAAAATACAATACGACCTGTGTGTATGGCCTTGCAGTGGATAACTTCTATCTGAAGTAGAATTTTTTTAGAATGtctcatcaaataaaaaacatgaatttcTACGAAGAAATTTGTAAAATCGGTTCCTCTGGTTGGAAAAGACAAGGTTATTTAgcatgtaaaagataaaaacacttgttttgtatatattttgttgatgcATTGAAGTGAAGTTggtatttgttaataaattgcagattgcagaagaaatGAAACCAAACACAATGAACTTCTAAGGATCAGTAGagaaattgagttaaattttgtGAAGTAAATTTATAAAGTCACTGTTATATTTCATCTTacgaatttgaaaaattattgcAAAACTTAATACACGAAATATTTCACATGTTTACACAAAAATAAGCACACTGTGTATTTgcaaaattaaaagagaataaattcaCAACAGAAAAGCCTTAGTCGAGTCTTTCCAAAATAGTATAATACGCACGGAAGTTTTGTATAAAAACCAAATCAGttatatcaaattatatcaatCAAATGCTACCAGAAAGCTCAAGTCACCAAATGTGGATATTCAACAGCTATGGATTCACAACAATTCTAAAACTGTGGTGAATGCATCCACCGTAATTAATGCATAAACTAAGATACCAATTAGCAGTGATAAAAACCCTTCTATGTTTCCACATGAGAAACCAGTACGAACGTAAGCTACATATGGATATAACATAGAACGTAACTCTTGAACATTACCAACATAAATCCGATCACGATATGCCTGAATATAACTTGTAGAACTCCTGTTTGAATTGGTCCACTAGAAAATTTCATTGcttatcttcaaataaaacctgtaaaagaaaatgtaagagAAAATTGCAAACATTTTAGTGCTGAAATGTCAGCTCCTAAAAACAATAATACAGTATGAAGCAAAATTTCTGGCAAAGAATTACAGTTTCaacaatataatgtttttaGACTGAAATATTACAGGTATAAAAATCTTTGTCAACAAGAGATAAGTGGAACATAATAACCCGTGCAAATAATATTTCTTGTTGTTAACCTAATCAATAGACATAAGACATGTGCTAGGTAAAAGTTCAATTATTGCAACTAGAGAATATAGAACAACTTACAGGTTTAAGACAGTTCTATTTGTTGACCACAATTATTAACAACTACAAACATTTACAGTTTACTACTGGTTAAAAACCTTGATACTAATTCCCTTGTAATTCACGTCATGAAATCTCCAGACTCAACTTCACATCAAAATTATTCCACACTCtgaaaacaatgtaaaatataatactcAATCCCATAGAAATTTCACACCGTTACTTTATCTTGAAAACGTATAAACTCATGCTACCACAGTCCAAACATCATAAACCCCTGCACTAATATATATCAACCAGAAACGAAATAAAACCTCATTCCCTTATCAAAAAAGAATACCCAAAATCTATTCTCAATTCAAACACAGAAATCAGCATAATGAAATCTATAACACAATATAAAGAAGATGCATTATACAAACCATTAATAACTCTCTCTGTTTACAAATCGTATCAGTTGACTCTCTTTATCAATAGCTTGCTTCTTCAGagaattcaaattctcatcagCAACAGGTAAAGAATTCACCAATTTAGATGCAATAAAGCAATGTCCACTAGAATTATGCCTCGAATACCAACTACCTATCAACATAAAATCTTCCATTTATAACTTGTAAATATGCTATATTTACACATTTAAAACAACCCATCAAATTTACATTACTAACCTGGCAAGTTATTAGAAAACAGACCCATTATGATAGATATAAttgaaaagacaaaaatataatgtaatgtCTCCCTTAAACACAGTCAATGCCATACATGATTTAACCTAAAATCTCCCATTAATTCCCTAAATACATAATAGATCACAAATTGTTAAGAATTGTATCACAGCATTCCACTCAATAGCAAAAGCTCTAGTCAAGTTGAATAGTCTGACTTTATTATTGTGAATGTCTTTTACATGTTTATAAAAGAAACCCGTCACACCCACACACAGACATCAATCTGAAACTCAGATGAGTTACCAGATGCATGTGTATTGATGGCACGTGGAGACTATTACCTGCTCTGCAACATGACTGACTTCTCATTGAAACGTCCTTTGGCATTACAACAAATCATGCCAATAGCAAAAATGCtcttttgataaataatataaattcaaattattagaCAATCTACACACATTCAAGGATCATTCAATGCAGTCACAGATCAGATTATTTAATCTGATCccaaagttaaagaaaaaacatctTAACAATCTTGTTATCCAAgagtcataattaaattttggtgCTTCAAAATGTTGGCGTATAGTCATGACAAAACACAACTTTGCCTTCAAATTTCAGTGTGTGCATGGGAAAGAAAGGGAAGTATTATATTTACTTGTGAAGCATATGTGGGATATGTTAGTTCTTCATAGAGACCAGAAACAACAAATGTCCTTGTATGTTTTCTAATTCGTTTTTCTATTACATTaagctaaataaaaataattggaaGGTAATGATTTAGTTAGGAGTCATACTATACATCACATACCCTATCATCCGTTCTATCATACATAATTTACAATACAGTTTGAGTCATGATTCATGAATGACCAATGAACACCTTTCTCATTGTGAAACTCTTCTGACAACATTCGCAATATACTATTCCTGCTTCCCATTATATTAGGAAGAGTGTTGATGCTAAATTTCAGAATACCTTTTGCTTTGAAAAGGgttttattagttttgattttgatgctTTCCCAGAAGATAAAACATTCTATGTTGGATCACTGAAAGGAGATAAAAGATCATCATGGTGATTGATTGGAGTTCCAAAGAGTATCTTCCTTTgtataatcattattattttcgtGACtgcataaaataatttcttaactGACATCAAATAGTTCTTCCTGCCTCATCAACTATTACATAAACATACAGGATACAGACAAAAACAAACACCAATTGAACCAGTGTACATGGTATAATATCCCAAAATGCATgttcatttatattaaaagaaggGTAGATTTGGTTTCAGAAAGTCACTTGCAAATGAACACTCACCTAGTCCTTATTATTGAACTGtcaatcaattatttatattgttaagatatttatcctattatatcatgattatattgtgtctagaatt
This genomic stretch from Vigna radiata var. radiata cultivar VC1973A chromosome 7, Vradiata_ver6, whole genome shotgun sequence harbors:
- the LOC106767492 gene encoding uncharacterized protein LOC106767492 isoform X2, yielding MMSAFHHENKGSQEINAIYQRQHTTERLTEESEHMLIVIVSGHTIASVCSLLFLSVSSSFFGVFSFIFIYLNGGLRALILGKDKALGNCINCQAPQYAQKLVCAVNICRLGSLKHQSLGS
- the LOC106767492 gene encoding uncharacterized protein LOC106767492 isoform X1 — its product is MMSAFHHENKGSQEINAIYQRQHTTERLTEESEHMLIVIVSGHTIASVCSLLFLSVSSSFFGVFSFIFIYLNGGLRALILGKDKALGNCINCQAPQYEIGLCCQYLQIRELEAPVTRVMNSFLFFFLISINQFERYQKKGMRNKIGLVISSFVLFVP